The Vibrio echinoideorum DNA window CTGCAGAAACTCAAGATGTTGAGAAGTACGCGCGCGGCAAACTGGAAAGAAAGAACCTCGATATGATTTGTGCTAATGATGTCTCTGTTGAAGGCCAAGGCTTCAATAGCAGCAGTAATGAATTGCACCTTTATTGGAAAGACGGTGATAAATCTCTGCCACTGGATAGTAAAGACACACTTGGTTTCCAGATCCTCGATCAGATCCAACAGCTTCTTGGTGCATAAACGCACAAATTTGCTCTGACAATCTGCTGACACCTCTCGATTCTGTTGACCTAGGGCTCACAAAACTAGGAAACAGAATTGAATGGTGTTTATAATCCTTCTTCACTCAATCCTCATCTTTAGGAAAGGAAGTAAATAGATGGCTGGTACTCGAAAATCAAACCGTCGTGAAGAAATCCTGCAAGCTCTAGCACAAATGTTGGAATCGACCGAAGGTGCTTCTCGTATCACAACGGTAAAGTTGGCCAAGAAAGTCGGCGTATCTGAAGCTGCGTTATACCGCCACTTCCCAAGTAAAGCTCGCATGTTTGAAGGACTAATCGAGTTCATTGAAGAAGCGTTGATGTCTCGAATCAACCGTATTCTCGATGAAGAGAAAGACACTCTTGAGCGCATACGCTTAGTGATGCAACTTATCTTAGTCTTTTCTGAGCGCAACCCAGGCTTAACTCGTATTTTATCGGGTCATGCCCTAATGTTTGAGAATGAGCGCCTTCGCGAACGAATTAATCAGCTTTTCGAGCGTATTGAAACTCAACTTCGCCAAATCCTACGCGAAAGAAAGCTTCGTGAAGGAAAATCGTTCCCGGTTGACGAAAAAATCTTAGCGGCTCAACTGCTCGGTCAGGTTGAAGGCAGCCTAAATCGATTTGTACGTTCTGACTTCAAATATCAACCGACAGAAAACTTTGATGCTTATTGGGCACTGCTAAGCGCTCAGATTAAGTAGCAATCAAATTAAGTAGCAATCAAATCTTAAGTGATGGTTATGACGACGAAAACTTCTCCGACAAGCAGCACTGCGCAACACACAATTACTAAGCCACCTTTTACTCTGGCGCTACTCCACCCTAAATATTGGGGTGTTTGGTTTGGCTTTGGGTTATTGGCGCTTATCGTAAATGTCCTTCCCTACCGACTTCTATTGTTGCTGGGTCGATCGTTAGGCTCTCTGGGCGCTCGCTATGGCAAGAAACGTGTAGCAGTGGCTACTCGTAATTTAGAGCTAGCATTCCCAGACAAGCCTGCAGATGAAGTGACCGCTATGGTCAGTGAAAACTTCAAGAATACGGGTATGGCGCTTATTGAAACGGGTATTACGTGGTTTTGGCCAACGTGGCGTTTCAAAAGAATCCTTGTGGATAAAGACACGCAGACACTGCGTACCCACAAAGCCAACGGTAAAGGCGTTTTGCTATGCTGTGTGCATGCCTTAAACCTAGAGATCACGGCGCGAGCAATGGCTGTATTAGGCATTTCGGGGTTAGGTGTTTATCGTCCACACAACAATCCGGCTTATGAATTCATTCAATATCGTGGCCGTACTCAGAATGGCAATAGCTTGATTCACCGTAAAGACGTGAAGCGCATGATCCGAATCCTGCGTCAGGGAGAAATCCTCTTCTACTTGCCTGATCATGATTACGGTCGCAACAAATCTGTGTTTGTGCCTTTCTTTGCTGTAGAAGACGCGTGTACCACTACAGGTACCAGCATTCTGGCGTATACCAGTCGATGCGCTCTTGTTCCGGGTTCGGGTTTTAGAAATGCCGACGGCAAATATGAAATCATGGCCGATGAGTCAATCGAAGATGACTATCCACGCAAAGATGAAAAAGCCGCGGCCGCTTATCTAAACCGCTATCTTGAGAAAATTATCTTAAGAGCACCAGAGCAATGGATGTGGCTACATAAGCGCTTCAAAACAATGGAAGATCCAGAAGTGGAGCGCGGTATTCGTTACAAATAGAGTAGCCGCTACAAATAAACGCCTATCTTCAGATAAGAAAGCAGCTCAGTCTCATAAGATTTAAGTAAAAAGGCCCGAAAGATATTTTTCTTTCGGGCCTTTCTGTTTGAAGCTCTAAATCTTAAGATTCAATACATCAAAAATTAAATACCGTATTGAGCACGGTACGCTTGTACTGATTCTAGGTGTGCTGCGTCTGTGCCTTTCTCTTCAAGGAAAGTCACCAGGTCAGTTAGGCTAACGATTGAGATAATCGCACAACCGAAGTCACGTTCAACTTCTTGAATCGCAGACAGCTCGCCTTTGCCCTTCTCTTGACGGTCAATAGCCACAAGCACACCCGCTAAGTCAGCGCCGTTTGCTTGGATGATTTCCATCGACTCACGAATCGCAGTACCTGCAGTGATCACGTCATCCACTAACATGATACGGCCTTCAAGTTCGCTACCCACTAGGTTGCCACCTTCACCGTGGTTCTTCGCTTCTTTACGGTTAAAGCAGTAAGGCGTGTCTACATCGTGGTGATCCGCTAAAGCAACTGCTGTCGTTGTTGCAATTGGGATACCCTTGTATGCAGGGCCAAATAGTACGTCGAACTCAATACCTGAGTCTGCCAATGCTGCCGCGTAAAAGCGACCTAAGCGCGCTAGGTCACGACCTGTATTAAACAATCCAGCATTGAAGAAGTAAGGGCTCTTACGGCCAGACTTTAAAGTAAACTCACCAAACTTAAGTACTTCTTTCTCTAGTGCAAATTCAATAAATTCACGTTGATATGCTTTCATGTTCTTCCTCTACGTTTATTCAATAAAACTTAAATTAACTTAAACTTTTCTTAGTATCTTCTAAGTAGTCGTGTTTCCGCTAGGCAACAAGCTTGCGAAACCCGTGAGCTTACGAGTAGTAAGTGATTCGGGTGAGTAAGCGCAGTTAACAACGCGGAAGGCGCGAATACGACGAAGATAAAAAAATAGCCCCCAAATGGGAGCTATTAAATGATTAGTCGGCCAACGCAGCTTTCTGCGCTTCGACGATATCGACAATGCCCTTATTCGCCAGGGCCAAAAGCTGCATCAGCTCTTCGTGGCTGAACGGTTCGCCTTCTGCGGTGCCTTGAATCTCAATCATCTTACCGTCTTCCGTCATTACAACGTTCATGTCGGTATCAGCTGCTGAGTCTTCAACGTATTCAAGGTCACACAATGCTTGTGCACCAACGATGCCCACTGAAACTGCCGCTACGTGGCCTTTCATTGGGTTCT harbors:
- the slmA gene encoding nucleoid occlusion factor SlmA produces the protein MAGTRKSNRREEILQALAQMLESTEGASRITTVKLAKKVGVSEAALYRHFPSKARMFEGLIEFIEEALMSRINRILDEEKDTLERIRLVMQLILVFSERNPGLTRILSGHALMFENERLRERINQLFERIETQLRQILRERKLREGKSFPVDEKILAAQLLGQVEGSLNRFVRSDFKYQPTENFDAYWALLSAQIK
- the lpxL gene encoding LpxL/LpxP family Kdo(2)-lipid IV(A) lauroyl/palmitoleoyl acyltransferase, whose protein sequence is MTTKTSPTSSTAQHTITKPPFTLALLHPKYWGVWFGFGLLALIVNVLPYRLLLLLGRSLGSLGARYGKKRVAVATRNLELAFPDKPADEVTAMVSENFKNTGMALIETGITWFWPTWRFKRILVDKDTQTLRTHKANGKGVLLCCVHALNLEITARAMAVLGISGLGVYRPHNNPAYEFIQYRGRTQNGNSLIHRKDVKRMIRILRQGEILFYLPDHDYGRNKSVFVPFFAVEDACTTTGTSILAYTSRCALVPGSGFRNADGKYEIMADESIEDDYPRKDEKAAAAYLNRYLEKIILRAPEQWMWLHKRFKTMEDPEVERGIRYK
- the pyrE gene encoding orotate phosphoribosyltransferase — protein: MKAYQREFIEFALEKEVLKFGEFTLKSGRKSPYFFNAGLFNTGRDLARLGRFYAAALADSGIEFDVLFGPAYKGIPIATTTAVALADHHDVDTPYCFNRKEAKNHGEGGNLVGSELEGRIMLVDDVITAGTAIRESMEIIQANGADLAGVLVAIDRQEKGKGELSAIQEVERDFGCAIISIVSLTDLVTFLEEKGTDAAHLESVQAYRAQYGI